The sequence AAGATAATATCCCTAGCCAGCTGAAGGAGATCCGCACGAATTTAGTGGCATTCATCAGGGGCATCACCCGGCACCAGCGAACTGCAGCGACCCACATTTTAGTGTTTATGATTAGCAACGAAGAACGTAGGAAGAAGCCATATGCAATACCCGTGCAGTGTCTGCCGTACAAGGGATTGACTGATGGTAGGGTTCGTGAACTTTCAAACAAGCTAATTGAAGAGATGACGAAAAGGAAGATGAAAGTGGCTGGTGAGTgcgtatatacacacatgcaatCATATTGCTATTTGGCAGAGGAAAGTTTGGCAGAGGAAAGTTTGGCCTATTTGGAAACTTAAATGCCTAATAAGATCCACAAATTGCTTAAAAGTTTTCCTCACTAAACCTTACCAAGAGTAAATTCTCTGAACTTGCTTAATGTATAGAAATATTGCTTTTAATTATAGCTATTGCTTTTAAATAATATGTAGGGTTTACGACAGATGGTGAGTGGAATTCATTGCGTATGAAAGGAAACACTCGACCGCTGTCAGTGCTGCAGATTCGTAGTGATGTTAGACGACAGTATGGACACATGAAACTTCAGAAGATGATCGAAATGATTACTCCAGTGTGTAAGTAGACTATGTAATCTGAATACGCATCACTGTGTTGATACATATGTAGGTGATGCTGATGGCCAATGCACTGCACGTGCCTATAATCCTGCTGTACCTGCAGACCTGCTTAAACAGGTTCATGGATGGTTTAAAACAGGTGCAACAACCGATGATGCGATTGACCGTCTGAGGCTGCAAACTGTACCAGCTAGATATACCTTTCACACTTGGATAGAGGGTCTGTTAGCAAGTGACATTGACCTGTTTATTGTAACAATATCCGGGTTAGGTAAAGATGAAACAAAGGCAGAAAAATTAAAATCAATTTTGGCTCAGCTTGAATACAAGCATCAAGTTGACCTTTGGCAATCCAAAGGTGTGCCATTCAAGGAGCATCTGTATGTCCCAGAGATTCATCCAAAGACAGGACTGGGCTTTTGTGAACGGGAAGATGAGGGTCACGTCTTAAAGGTTAGTATAGAGTCTCTTTGTGCTTTTGTAGTGGTCATCACTTAAACATGACACATTGAAATATACAGTATGGATGGGTGTGAGAGAGCATTCGGGGACCAAAGCCatatttttgtatatttttAGTTATGCTTGTCTGTAAATTCATAATTGTTTGGCATTAAAATTCATTCCTTTATTGAATATAGCGCATAGGACATAGCCTGAGACAAGGTGGAAACGATGATATCCAGCTGGAGAGATTCGAAGAAGCTCTTCATGATTCGTCTGCTGGGCTCACCTATACAGCTCTCTCAGGAGTGAGAAAGCAGTCTGTGGAGGACGTAGAGAGATTGTTCAGTGGATCTTTAGTGAAATGGATGGAGAATAAAGGCTACAAGAAAGAAGCCGAGTACCTTAGTGTTGTTCACAATTGGAGACGTGCCTGTGACGAAAGGGGACTGACAAGTGCACAGCGCAGTAAATATAATGCTGATTTTCTCAGCTACCTCCTGGACGATTTGATGCCTTGGCATCAACAAGCCGAACTTCGAGACTTCAGTCTTTTAGAAGTCAACAGGTAAATAAACATATTTAATGTGTAAATATTTCATATATAATTGCTGATTTAGAAATATTACAAGAGTTAGGGGGTTTAGTAGAGAAACATTAATTGCACTAATTGCAAACATCGAGTCCCGTGAATGGAGACATGAATACATCACTAAGCACAACCTGCCCCCAGAGCATCCTCGGGCAAGTACAGCGGACGATGTAGAATGCTTTTTCAGCTTGCTCCGTGACAGCGTTGGGAGAGACTTCACTCTAAGAGGTTCAGGATTTCAAAAAATTACATTTCTGTACATGTGCATTGTTATGCAGGTTCTATATGGCTGGAGAAGGGTGACACATGAATTTGTTAAAAGGATTGATCCTGATTTGCcattttattattatacatCAGCCCACAGCCGTTTCTACGAAGGAGAGATGCCTGACTTTGAAGCAAGACCCAATAAAAATCCTAAACCAAAACGTGCTCCCAAATATGAAATGCTTGGATCCAATAACCGGGTGACACTTGCAGTTCGGAATTCTACCTCAATCCGAGCTACATTTCATAATTTGCCAGTTGAGCTGCCACCCCCACCCGGCACTTACAACCAACTAACACACGAACATTCATATACAAATTGTCATAAATAAGTCTATTTAAATGTACTACAGCTTTGACAAACAGTCTTAGACCAAGTTCCATTCAAAGTGATGATGATTCCAGCGTACCAGCCTGGATTTTTGTAGTACACTTTGACCATAATCCGATCAAAACG comes from Dysidea avara chromosome 4, odDysAvar1.4, whole genome shotgun sequence and encodes:
- the LOC136252317 gene encoding uncharacterized protein; its protein translation is MISNEERRKKPYAIPVQCLPYKGLTDGRVRELSNKLIEEMTKRKMKVAGFTTDGEWNSLRMKGNTRPLSVLQIRSDVRRQYGHMKLQKMIEMITPVCDADGQCTARAYNPAVPADLLKQVHGWFKTGATTDDAIDRLRLQTVPARYTFHTWIEGKDETKAEKLKSILAQLEYKHQVDLWQSKGVPFKEHLYVPEIHPKTGLGFCEREDEGHVLKRIGHSLRQGGNDDIQLERFEEALHDSSAGLTYTALSGVRKQSVEDVERLFSGSLVKWMENKGYKKEAEYLSVVHNWRRACDERGLTSAQRSKYNADFLSYLLDDLMPWHQQAELRDFSLLEVNRNITRVRGFSRETLIALIANIESREWRHEYITKHNLPPEHPRASTADDVECFFSLLRDSVGRDFTLRGSIWLEKGDT